In Mastigocladopsis repens PCC 10914, a single window of DNA contains:
- a CDS encoding DEAD/DEAH box helicase — translation MNYPALSPELDPSSIFPFELDQFQKDAIASLNAGSSVVVCAPTGSGKTLVGEYAIYRALSRGKRVFYTTPLKALSNQKLRDFREKFGFDLVGLLTGDASINRDAPILVMTTEIFRNMLYGTPIGQIGISLADVEAVVLDECHYMNDRQRGTVWEESIIYCHREIQLVALSATVANSDELTDWLNQVHGPTDLIYSDHRPVPLEFHFGNIKGLFPLLNDDKTQINHRLLKRKKKGDKDKSRANVKAESPSMIQVLSQLEERDMLPAIYFIFSRRGCDKAVTEVGDMWLVNAEESQQLRWQIDEFLSRNPEAGRSGQIAPLYRGIAAHHAGILPAWKVLVEELFQQGLIKVVFATETLAAGINMPARTTVISTLSKRTDTGHRLLNASEFLQMAGRAGRRGMDERGHVVTLQTPFEGAKEAAYLATSQPDPLVSQFTPSYGMVLNLLQTHTLEQAKELIERSFGQYLANLHLRPQYEYITHLQTQLAQLQAQISAIDEGELAIYEKLRQRLRVERQLLKTLQEQAQESRQEELGMMLDFAVSGTLLSLKSKNFTMPAPITAVLVGKTPGSGQTCYLVCLGRDNRWYVTTASDVMDLYAELPRIDVPAELLPPAEMPLKRGQSLLGNEETAAIAQQIPDPSEAAYMAPEVAEQLSRVVAVQEQLETHPLHQSGNAVSIFKRRTQVVELEAEIQQMQAQVEQQSQRNWEEFLNLIEILQYFECLDKLVPTRLGQTAAAIRGENELWLGLAFASGELDNLDPHHLAAAIAALVTETPRPDSMVRFDLSDEVAEALSRLRGIRRKMFQLQRRYNVALPMWLEFELIAIVEQWALGMEWVEICENTSLDEGDVVRILRRTLDLLSQIPHVPHLSESLQRNAHRATQLIDRFPVNEVVE, via the coding sequence GTGAATTACCCTGCGCTGTCTCCAGAACTTGACCCAAGTTCGATATTCCCTTTTGAATTAGATCAGTTCCAGAAGGATGCGATCGCCTCCCTAAATGCTGGAAGTTCCGTCGTTGTGTGTGCGCCTACGGGTTCAGGCAAAACATTGGTGGGAGAATACGCCATATATCGCGCCCTGTCGCGAGGCAAGAGAGTGTTCTACACGACTCCCCTCAAAGCGCTATCCAATCAGAAACTACGTGACTTTCGCGAAAAATTTGGCTTTGACCTTGTTGGACTGTTAACTGGAGATGCCTCCATTAACCGAGATGCACCAATTTTGGTGATGACCACAGAAATTTTCCGGAATATGCTCTATGGCACACCTATTGGGCAAATTGGCATTTCATTAGCAGACGTTGAGGCGGTGGTGCTCGATGAGTGCCACTATATGAACGACCGCCAACGAGGAACAGTTTGGGAAGAATCTATTATCTATTGCCACCGTGAAATTCAACTCGTAGCCCTCTCAGCAACTGTTGCCAATAGTGATGAACTCACCGACTGGTTAAATCAAGTTCACGGTCCTACCGACCTCATATACTCCGATCATCGCCCAGTGCCTTTGGAGTTTCACTTTGGCAACATCAAAGGGTTGTTTCCCCTCCTTAATGATGACAAAACCCAAATTAACCATCGCTTGCTCAAAAGGAAGAAAAAAGGAGATAAAGACAAGAGCAGAGCTAATGTTAAAGCAGAGTCTCCTAGCATGATTCAGGTTTTGAGCCAGCTAGAAGAACGGGATATGCTGCCAGCAATTTACTTCATCTTCAGCCGCCGGGGATGTGATAAAGCGGTGACAGAGGTGGGTGATATGTGGCTAGTCAATGCGGAAGAGTCGCAGCAATTGCGCTGGCAAATTGACGAATTTTTAAGCCGTAATCCGGAAGCAGGACGTTCTGGACAAATTGCACCCTTGTACCGGGGAATAGCCGCACACCATGCTGGGATTTTACCTGCGTGGAAAGTGCTGGTAGAAGAACTCTTTCAGCAAGGGTTAATTAAAGTCGTATTTGCCACCGAAACCCTAGCAGCTGGAATTAATATGCCAGCCCGGACAACAGTTATTTCCACGCTTTCCAAGCGTACCGATACTGGACATCGCCTGTTGAATGCTTCGGAATTTCTGCAAATGGCAGGTCGGGCTGGTCGCCGGGGTATGGATGAACGAGGTCATGTGGTGACGCTGCAAACTCCCTTTGAAGGAGCGAAAGAAGCGGCGTACTTAGCAACATCCCAACCCGACCCCCTAGTCAGCCAATTTACGCCGAGTTACGGCATGGTGCTGAACTTACTGCAAACCCATACGCTGGAACAAGCCAAGGAACTCATAGAACGCAGCTTTGGGCAGTACTTGGCAAACTTGCACCTCCGACCGCAGTACGAGTACATAACCCACTTGCAAACACAATTAGCCCAACTTCAGGCGCAAATCTCTGCTATTGACGAAGGGGAACTGGCTATTTATGAGAAATTGCGGCAACGCCTGCGAGTAGAACGCCAGCTATTGAAAACTCTGCAAGAGCAAGCGCAGGAATCCCGACAAGAGGAATTGGGGATGATGTTGGACTTTGCAGTGTCGGGAACGCTTTTGAGTCTCAAGAGTAAAAACTTCACAATGCCTGCACCCATAACAGCGGTGTTAGTGGGGAAAACGCCAGGTTCTGGTCAAACTTGTTACCTGGTATGCTTAGGGCGAGATAACCGCTGGTATGTAACCACAGCCTCTGATGTGATGGATTTGTATGCAGAACTGCCGCGAATTGATGTGCCTGCGGAGTTGCTACCACCAGCAGAGATGCCGTTGAAACGGGGACAATCGCTTCTTGGTAACGAGGAAACAGCAGCAATAGCCCAACAGATTCCCGACCCAAGCGAAGCAGCATATATGGCTCCTGAAGTTGCAGAACAACTCAGTCGCGTTGTTGCTGTGCAAGAGCAATTAGAGACTCATCCTCTACATCAATCAGGCAACGCTGTCAGTATTTTTAAACGTAGAACACAGGTTGTTGAACTTGAAGCTGAAATTCAACAGATGCAAGCACAAGTAGAGCAACAGTCCCAGCGCAATTGGGAAGAGTTTCTCAATTTAATTGAAATTTTGCAGTACTTTGAATGTCTGGATAAGTTAGTTCCCACGCGACTAGGGCAAACTGCTGCAGCCATTCGGGGAGAGAATGAATTGTGGTTGGGGTTAGCATTTGCTAGTGGAGAATTAGATAACCTAGATCCACATCATTTAGCAGCTGCGATCGCGGCTTTGGTGACAGAAACCCCACGTCCAGATAGCATGGTTCGCTTTGACCTCAGTGATGAAGTGGCAGAAGCTTTATCAAGATTGCGGGGAATTCGCCGCAAGATGTTCCAACTGCAACGTCGTTATAATGTGGCTTTACCAATGTGGTTGGAGTTTGAGTTAATAGCCATAGTTGAGCAGTGGGCGTTAGGTATGGAATGGGTAGAAATTTGTGAAAATACGAGTTTAGATGAAGGTGATGTGGTGCGAATTTTACGCCGGACGTTAGATTTACTATCGCAAATTCCCCACGTACCTCATTTATCGGAATCCTTACAGCGCAATGCTCATCGCGCTACACAGCTCATTGATAGGTTCCCAGTGAATGAGGTGGTGGAGTAA
- the queA gene encoding tRNA preQ1(34) S-adenosylmethionine ribosyltransferase-isomerase QueA, which yields MQQQLAKSNSNPTSSPKKEDLELNSCLSGYDYELPQELIAQNPVVPRDSSRLLVINSSNTGTQTDPLHYIFRDLAELLHPGDLLVMNNTQVIPARLYGRKSTGAEIEVLLLEERQHNCWLALVKPGKRFKRGAKVIFEPRDISLGRSGGVEETRSGGNEEWRSGGGENNSSCIPSHTLTATVLETDEVTGGRLLQFDLPEGMSLVQLLDVFGEVPLPPYINASDAQGEQYQTVYARNPGAVAAPTAGLHFTTELLKRLRDRGINQAFVTLHVGVGTFRPVEVENIKTHKMHEEWIEVPSSTVEQIRATQASGGRIIAVGTTVARALEGAAAEGELQPFCGKTDLFIYPGYKWRVVQGLITNFHLPRSSLLMLVSALIGRQRLLKIYQQAIASQYRFYSFGDAMLILPEAVTEEDGEGGNKS from the coding sequence ATGCAGCAACAACTAGCAAAAAGCAATTCAAACCCAACATCTAGCCCTAAGAAAGAAGACTTGGAATTAAATAGTTGTTTATCTGGGTATGACTATGAATTACCTCAAGAACTCATTGCTCAAAATCCAGTGGTTCCTAGGGATAGTTCTAGGCTGTTGGTAATCAATTCTTCTAATACAGGTACTCAAACAGATCCTCTACACTACATTTTCCGAGATTTGGCAGAGCTTCTACACCCGGGAGATTTACTTGTAATGAATAATACACAAGTCATTCCAGCGCGGCTGTATGGTCGTAAATCTACTGGTGCGGAAATAGAAGTGTTGCTGTTAGAAGAGCGCCAGCATAATTGCTGGTTAGCCCTAGTCAAGCCTGGAAAACGATTCAAACGGGGAGCGAAGGTTATTTTTGAACCGAGAGATATCTCCTTGGGAAGGAGTGGGGGAGTGGAGGAAACGAGGAGTGGAGGAAACGAGGAGTGGAGGAGTGGAGGAGGAGAAAATAATTCTTCTTGTATCCCATCACATACCCTCACTGCCACCGTTTTGGAAACAGACGAGGTGACTGGTGGGCGTCTGTTACAATTTGACTTGCCAGAGGGAATGTCCTTAGTGCAATTGCTAGATGTCTTTGGTGAAGTCCCTCTACCACCATATATCAATGCGTCTGATGCCCAAGGCGAACAGTATCAGACAGTTTATGCTAGAAATCCAGGAGCAGTCGCAGCTCCCACAGCAGGGCTTCACTTTACAACAGAATTGCTAAAACGGTTACGCGATCGCGGAATTAATCAAGCTTTTGTAACATTACACGTTGGGGTGGGGACATTTCGCCCTGTGGAAGTGGAGAACATAAAGACCCATAAAATGCATGAAGAATGGATTGAAGTGCCTTCCTCAACAGTAGAGCAAATCCGTGCAACTCAGGCATCTGGCGGTCGGATTATTGCCGTAGGTACAACAGTCGCAAGGGCATTAGAAGGAGCAGCAGCCGAAGGCGAGTTACAACCATTTTGTGGCAAAACCGACTTGTTTATCTACCCTGGCTACAAATGGCGAGTCGTACAGGGTTTGATTACCAATTTTCACCTACCGCGTTCCAGCTTGCTCATGTTGGTCAGTGCTTTAATTGGTCGGCAACGTTTGTTAAAAATATACCAGCAAGCCATAGCATCTCAATACCGCTTTTATTCCTTCGGCGATGCAATGTTAATTTTGCCAGAAGCCGTAACAGAAGAAGACGGAGAGGGGGGGAACAAGAGTTAA
- a CDS encoding pentapeptide repeat-containing protein, which translates to MSKFSNRMWVSILSLSLWIVICVTAVVGFAGFAPKALALDYNKESLIEVDFSGRDLTDSSFSHANLKSSNLSNTNLRGVSFFAANLESANLEGSDLSYATLDSARLIKANLTNAVLEGAFAANAKFDSAIIEGADFTDVLLRQDEQDKLCKVAKGTNPTTGRDTRDTLFCR; encoded by the coding sequence ATGAGTAAGTTCAGTAATCGGATGTGGGTAAGCATACTTAGTTTATCGCTTTGGATTGTGATATGTGTCACAGCGGTTGTAGGTTTTGCAGGTTTTGCTCCAAAAGCTTTAGCACTTGACTACAACAAGGAAAGCTTGATAGAAGTTGATTTTTCAGGACGTGACTTAACAGACTCCAGCTTTTCTCATGCCAATCTCAAGAGCAGCAACCTCAGCAATACTAATTTACGCGGTGTCAGCTTCTTTGCTGCAAATTTGGAATCAGCAAATCTTGAGGGATCTGACCTCTCATATGCCACTTTAGACTCGGCTCGTCTCATCAAAGCAAATTTGACAAATGCTGTGTTGGAGGGCGCTTTTGCTGCTAACGCCAAGTTTGACAGTGCCATCATTGAGGGAGCAGATTTTACTGATGTGCTGCTGCGTCAGGATGAGCAAGACAAATTGTGTAAAGTTGCCAAAGGCACTAATCCAACGACAGGACGCGACACCCGCGACACTTTGTTTTGTCGTTAG
- the proC gene encoding pyrroline-5-carboxylate reductase — MTTKFGLIGGGVMGEALLSRLIARKIYQPSEVLVSEPQTSRQSILEDQYGVVVTADNRLVFTPTTEVVFLAVKPQVFSAIAQELADVIGSDSKPLVISILAGVTLSQLEAAFPSLPVIRAMPNTPATVGAGMTAICLGAYTKANHHETAKQLFCAVGEVVEVSENLMDAVTGLSGSGPAYVALLVEALADGGVAAGLPRTIANQLALQTVLGTATLLHETKLHPAELKDRVTSPGGTTIAGIAQLERSGFRSALIEAVKAATARSQELGK, encoded by the coding sequence ATGACTACAAAATTTGGATTGATTGGTGGCGGGGTAATGGGAGAAGCGCTCTTATCCCGCCTTATTGCTCGTAAAATTTACCAACCATCAGAAGTCCTAGTCAGCGAACCACAAACCTCACGCCAAAGTATTCTGGAAGACCAATACGGTGTTGTTGTCACAGCCGATAATCGTCTGGTGTTCACACCAACCACAGAAGTCGTATTTTTGGCAGTCAAACCTCAAGTGTTTAGTGCGATCGCCCAAGAATTGGCAGATGTCATCGGTAGCGATTCAAAGCCACTGGTGATATCCATCTTGGCAGGTGTGACATTAAGTCAGTTGGAAGCAGCTTTTCCCAGCCTACCAGTCATTCGGGCAATGCCTAACACCCCAGCAACTGTAGGGGCAGGAATGACCGCCATATGTCTAGGGGCTTATACCAAAGCAAACCACCACGAGACGGCGAAGCAACTTTTTTGCGCGGTGGGAGAAGTTGTAGAAGTTTCAGAAAACTTGATGGATGCAGTCACGGGACTATCAGGATCTGGTCCAGCTTATGTAGCACTGCTTGTGGAAGCGCTTGCTGATGGGGGAGTCGCAGCAGGTTTACCTCGGACTATTGCCAATCAACTTGCCTTGCAAACTGTACTAGGAACAGCAACTCTCCTGCATGAAACCAAATTACACCCAGCAGAACTCAAAGACCGTGTAACCAGCCCAGGCGGGACAACAATTGCTGGTATTGCTCAGTTAGAACGCTCAGGGTTTCGCTCAGCTTTAATAGAAGCAGTGAAAGCCGCCACAGCTCGCTCACAAGAATTGGGAAAATAG
- a CDS encoding IS982 family transposase yields the protein MFSLESLFCHVDDFCKGFESQWHKKLLIHGGIKRIRARSLCLSEIMTILIAFHQNHYRNFKHFYLNHVKQQWSCAFPALPSYQRFIEWIPSTLIPLCVYLKHCFGQCTGIGFIDSTCLKVCHNRRISRHKVFEGLAARGKTSVDWFFGFKLHIVVNELGQLLNVTLTPGNVDDRQPVPDLLSELFGKIFADRGYVSQKLACQLLEDFGIQFFAKPRRNMKNKLMLLHDKLLSRKRSIIETINDQLKNISQIEHSRHRSPVNFCVNVLCGLIGYCHQPKKPSLQMEWLLSHTA from the coding sequence ATGTTTAGTTTAGAATCTTTGTTCTGCCATGTAGATGATTTCTGTAAGGGGTTTGAAAGCCAATGGCACAAGAAGCTGTTGATACATGGAGGAATAAAACGGATTCGGGCTAGAAGTCTGTGTTTGAGTGAAATAATGACGATACTAATTGCATTTCATCAAAATCACTACCGGAATTTCAAGCATTTTTATTTGAATCATGTCAAACAACAATGGAGTTGTGCTTTTCCGGCGCTGCCGAGTTATCAACGATTCATTGAATGGATACCATCAACCTTGATACCTTTGTGCGTTTACCTGAAGCATTGTTTTGGACAGTGTACGGGTATCGGTTTTATCGATTCAACATGTCTGAAGGTCTGCCATAATCGTCGGATTTCTCGGCATAAGGTTTTTGAAGGTTTAGCCGCTCGTGGAAAGACTTCTGTGGATTGGTTTTTTGGTTTTAAACTTCATATTGTCGTCAATGAACTTGGTCAGCTTTTAAATGTGACTCTTACTCCTGGTAATGTTGATGACCGTCAACCTGTTCCCGATTTACTGAGTGAACTTTTTGGCAAAATTTTTGCCGATAGGGGTTATGTTTCTCAAAAGCTGGCTTGTCAACTATTAGAAGACTTCGGCATTCAATTTTTTGCCAAACCTCGCCGTAACATGAAAAACAAGCTCATGCTTCTCCATGACAAACTTTTATCCCGTAAACGCTCGATCATTGAGACCATTAACGACCAACTTAAGAATATTTCTCAGATCGAACATTCTCGACACCGAAGCCCTGTTAATTTCTGCGTTAACGTTCTCTGCGGATTAATTGGTTACTGCCATCAACCTAAGAAACCCAGCCTTCAGATGGAGTGGCTTTTATCTCATACAGCTTAA
- a CDS encoding YraN family protein, producing MANHPPYHYLDIGIAGEDLVAEWLQSKGWVILHRRWRYRNGEIDIIAQFYGEAGEAKDEGKASSSPVLAFVEVKTRSRENWDAGGRNAITKHKQVKLWDTALMFLAKYPEKANYPCRFDVAIVSCQPISQGLAAVTISPEAIPNLSSG from the coding sequence ATGGCGAACCATCCTCCATATCATTATCTCGATATAGGTATCGCAGGAGAAGACCTGGTAGCCGAATGGTTACAATCCAAAGGTTGGGTGATTTTGCACCGTCGATGGCGTTACCGTAACGGAGAAATTGACATCATTGCCCAATTTTATGGGGAAGCAGGAGAAGCAAAGGATGAGGGGAAAGCTTCTTCATCTCCCGTACTGGCATTTGTCGAAGTCAAAACTCGCAGCCGAGAGAATTGGGATGCAGGAGGAAGAAACGCCATCACAAAACACAAGCAAGTAAAACTATGGGATACAGCCCTGATGTTTTTAGCTAAATATCCTGAAAAGGCAAACTACCCTTGCCGATTTGATGTCGCTATTGTATCCTGTCAACCGATATCACAAGGGTTAGCTGCGGTGACAATCTCCCCAGAAGCCATACCTAACCTGAGTTCGGGTTAA
- a CDS encoding tetratricopeptide repeat protein, whose amino-acid sequence MSQKYHICQWFLSCSKVALFGSSVFLVLTIPTITEFPGSKLLAENLVPSQNLEAASFFQQGVMRYSRQDLQAAEYAFRQALQKDPNLAAARNYLGNIMLLQNRWDIAVQEYTEAIRINPNMGEAYYNLGLAMHKQGQKEAAVTAYRQALVIDPTMAAAYYNLGLALYEQGQIEEAIAAYQQVINLDNGNANAYFNLAIALQQQGKTQEAITAYRQVLQLNPNNAVAYNNMASLMATQGQKAEAIVTYQEAIRRIPNNAAAYYNLGVTLYNQGDYKIAHSALKRARNEYREQGNIEQADKVEQLMQQIAQMQRQKEPQISKTATSSPTQTPTSNEVKPAQDIPTQPQTPTETQDNTSNTPVSVEQLPPALLQETPLQPANPAETQEQQPTTQSTSQ is encoded by the coding sequence ATGTCTCAAAAATATCACATTTGTCAGTGGTTCCTCAGTTGCTCCAAAGTGGCGCTTTTTGGCTCCTCAGTTTTTTTAGTGTTGACGATACCAACAATAACTGAATTCCCAGGAAGCAAGCTACTTGCTGAGAATTTGGTTCCCTCTCAAAATTTAGAAGCAGCTAGCTTCTTCCAGCAGGGAGTTATGCGCTATTCTCGCCAAGATTTACAAGCAGCAGAATATGCTTTTCGTCAAGCCTTGCAGAAAGACCCCAACTTAGCTGCGGCACGCAACTACTTAGGTAATATTATGTTGTTGCAAAATCGCTGGGATATAGCAGTGCAAGAGTATACTGAAGCGATTAGGATTAATCCCAATATGGGCGAAGCTTATTATAATTTGGGATTAGCTATGCACAAACAAGGACAAAAAGAAGCTGCGGTCACAGCTTATCGCCAAGCCTTAGTGATAGATCCAACAATGGCAGCGGCTTATTATAATTTGGGATTAGCACTTTACGAACAAGGACAAATCGAAGAGGCAATTGCTGCATATCAGCAAGTCATTAATCTTGATAACGGCAATGCCAATGCTTACTTTAACCTGGCAATTGCCCTTCAACAACAAGGAAAAACGCAGGAAGCTATCACTGCATATCGACAAGTCTTACAGCTAAATCCTAACAACGCCGTGGCTTACAATAACATGGCAAGTCTTATGGCAACCCAAGGTCAAAAGGCTGAGGCTATTGTCACCTATCAAGAAGCTATTCGTCGCATACCCAATAATGCTGCGGCTTACTATAACTTGGGAGTCACGTTGTACAACCAGGGTGACTATAAGATTGCTCACTCAGCTCTCAAACGTGCCCGTAACGAGTACCGTGAACAGGGTAACATTGAGCAAGCTGACAAGGTTGAGCAGTTAATGCAGCAAATTGCTCAAATGCAAAGACAAAAGGAACCTCAAATTAGCAAAACCGCAACTTCTTCGCCAACTCAAACCCCCACAAGTAACGAGGTGAAGCCTGCACAAGATATACCAACTCAACCACAAACTCCTACGGAAACACAAGATAACACCAGCAACACACCTGTTTCGGTTGAACAATTACCACCTGCACTACTACAAGAAACGCCACTTCAACCAGCAAATCCTGCGGAAACACAGGAACAACAGCCGACTACACAAAGTACAAGTCAATAA
- a CDS encoding heavy metal-responsive transcriptional regulator: MLTQDKELLLIGQVTALSGVSIRTIRYYESQGLIHSSGRTEGGFRQFSSDIVTRLSFIKRAQNLGLSLQEIGEILQIYDGGESACDEIQQKLKDKISKIDRQIEQLLTLQDELRGLLSGWDSVPTKPEDTICPIIQQD; this comes from the coding sequence GTGTTAACTCAAGATAAGGAACTGCTTTTAATTGGTCAGGTAACAGCTTTAAGCGGAGTTTCTATTAGGACAATTCGCTATTACGAAAGTCAGGGTTTAATTCATTCGTCAGGACGAACCGAGGGAGGCTTTCGCCAGTTTTCATCTGATATAGTGACCCGTCTTTCCTTTATTAAACGCGCTCAAAACCTAGGTTTAAGCTTGCAAGAAATTGGCGAAATCCTCCAAATATATGATGGAGGCGAATCTGCCTGTGATGAAATTCAACAGAAGCTGAAAGATAAGATATCAAAAATAGATAGACAAATTGAACAGTTATTGACCTTGCAAGATGAATTGAGGGGATTACTGTCAGGATGGGACAGTGTACCAACAAAGCCGGAAGATACAATATGTCCGATAATCCAGCAGGATTGA
- a CDS encoding potassium channel family protein — translation MNLAALGFFRSLRKDNQQFAVIGLGRFGRSVCSTLHKFGYQVLAADKDEKRVSQALTEQITAHAVQLDSTEPAALQEAGIFEFDTVIVAIGNYVQESIVTTLNVKEGGVPHVVAKASSEVHCKLLSKVGADHVVFPEYEAGCALARTLTKPAILDRFDLDPDNSIVELIVPDEFHGKTIAELQLRNHYGLNLLAVSQDGKFQINPNPNKRLERGSAMVVIGCNKDINRLPI, via the coding sequence GTGAATTTGGCGGCATTGGGATTTTTTCGTAGTCTGCGTAAAGACAATCAGCAGTTTGCTGTGATTGGATTAGGTCGTTTTGGTCGCTCAGTCTGTTCAACACTGCACAAATTCGGCTATCAAGTGCTGGCTGCGGACAAAGATGAAAAGCGGGTCTCCCAAGCGTTAACTGAGCAGATAACTGCTCATGCAGTGCAATTAGATTCAACCGAACCAGCTGCACTGCAAGAAGCTGGAATTTTTGAATTTGATACAGTTATTGTAGCCATTGGAAATTACGTTCAGGAAAGCATAGTCACTACCCTGAATGTGAAAGAAGGTGGTGTCCCCCACGTCGTGGCAAAAGCCTCTAGTGAAGTTCACTGTAAGCTGTTGAGTAAAGTGGGAGCAGATCATGTTGTGTTTCCCGAATATGAAGCAGGTTGTGCTTTAGCGCGAACACTCACAAAACCGGCAATTTTAGACCGATTTGACCTTGATCCAGATAACAGTATCGTAGAATTGATAGTGCCCGATGAATTTCACGGCAAAACAATCGCCGAACTACAACTTCGCAACCACTATGGTTTGAATTTGCTAGCTGTCAGTCAAGATGGCAAATTCCAAATTAATCCTAACCCCAACAAGCGTCTTGAACGTGGTTCTGCAATGGTTGTAATTGGCTGCAATAAAGACATTAATCGCTTACCCATTTAA
- a CDS encoding glycosyltransferase family 4 protein — protein sequence MSMFIDAIKEIGQVDMLFFVPPETELSPDIIAQTERTFSQHWQTQINLHLCPIEAEQNSVPKWRQQWDGIFNFFKQSDFLRSPQQLQALETCLSRKPDAIFVHRLSSMSAVMQMQQPLPPVFLDLDDIEHISFMRQIRQPPTGLVTQLYYLQVPARFWGEMRAIRLARCSFVCSGRDRRYLTKRLGLSNVVSVPNAIAIPKPQPMTKEPTLLLLGGYNYFPNMNAANFLIEQVWTHIHKVMPNARLIIAGPYPQSIRSYNKGVPGVEFPGFVDDLDALYQRSRVVCCPIFSGGGTRVKMIEAAAYGKSIVATSIGAEGLEMKDGQEFLMRDDPKAFAEACLELLRNDDLCKRLGDAARAAASRHYDRANIVKQIKQQIQSQIAS from the coding sequence ATGTCAATGTTTATTGATGCCATTAAAGAAATTGGTCAAGTAGACATGCTGTTTTTTGTGCCACCAGAAACAGAGCTATCTCCAGATATCATCGCCCAAACAGAACGTACCTTTTCCCAACACTGGCAAACTCAGATTAACCTACATCTGTGCCCTATAGAGGCGGAGCAGAACTCAGTTCCTAAGTGGCGACAGCAGTGGGATGGCATTTTCAACTTTTTCAAACAGTCAGATTTTTTGAGATCACCGCAGCAGTTACAAGCACTTGAGACTTGTTTGAGCCGAAAACCAGATGCAATTTTTGTCCATAGGCTCTCATCAATGAGTGCAGTCATGCAGATGCAACAACCTCTGCCACCTGTTTTTCTTGATTTGGATGATATTGAACATATCAGTTTCATGCGCCAAATTCGGCAGCCACCCACTGGGCTTGTAACGCAGCTATATTACTTGCAAGTACCAGCCCGTTTTTGGGGTGAGATGCGAGCGATTCGTTTAGCACGTTGCTCGTTTGTGTGTTCAGGGCGCGATCGCCGCTACCTGACAAAGCGCTTAGGATTATCCAATGTTGTGAGTGTACCTAACGCGATCGCCATTCCAAAACCACAACCGATGACAAAGGAACCCACTCTACTCCTACTGGGAGGCTACAACTATTTCCCCAACATGAACGCCGCCAACTTTTTAATCGAACAAGTGTGGACTCATATCCATAAAGTCATGCCGAATGCTCGGTTAATCATAGCAGGACCTTATCCGCAAAGTATTCGTAGCTATAACAAAGGAGTTCCAGGTGTTGAGTTTCCAGGATTTGTGGATGATTTAGATGCACTTTATCAGCGATCGCGTGTGGTGTGCTGTCCCATCTTTTCCGGAGGAGGAACGCGCGTCAAAATGATTGAAGCCGCTGCTTATGGCAAATCAATTGTCGCAACTAGCATAGGGGCAGAAGGATTGGAAATGAAAGATGGACAGGAATTTCTAATGCGCGATGATCCCAAAGCTTTTGCTGAGGCGTGCTTGGAACTGTTGCGGAATGATGATTTGTGCAAGCGTTTGGGTGATGCAGCTCGTGCGGCGGCGAGCCGCCATTATGATCGGGCTAATATTGTGAAACAAATTAAGCAGCAGATCCAGTCTCAAATAGCTTCTTAA
- a CDS encoding cell division protein SepF, translated as MNNIFSKLRDFVGLNEQVEYEYYEEEPDAESYQNLYQEQNAQPAPQQEPTAQNRRWREPMHTMGTDVAAGSKPMSNVIGMPGAINGISEVLVLEPRTFEEMPQAIQALRERKSVVLNLTIMDPDQAQRAVDFVAGGTYALDGHQERIGESIFLFTPSCVQVSTQSGVLHEVPQPTARPSRSTGPNPAWGNDGNRMAQ; from the coding sequence ATGAACAATATATTTTCCAAACTGAGAGATTTCGTAGGTCTAAATGAGCAAGTAGAATACGAGTACTATGAAGAAGAACCTGATGCAGAGAGCTACCAAAATCTGTATCAGGAACAAAATGCTCAACCAGCACCGCAGCAAGAACCCACTGCTCAAAATCGACGCTGGCGCGAACCCATGCATACAATGGGAACAGATGTAGCAGCGGGATCAAAGCCGATGAGTAATGTTATTGGTATGCCAGGAGCAATAAATGGGATTTCAGAAGTATTGGTGTTAGAACCACGCACCTTTGAAGAAATGCCCCAGGCAATTCAAGCTTTGCGAGAGCGTAAGTCAGTAGTATTAAATTTAACAATAATGGACCCGGATCAAGCACAACGGGCAGTAGATTTTGTAGCAGGTGGTACTTACGCGCTTGATGGACACCAAGAACGCATCGGCGAAAGCATCTTTTTGTTTACACCAAGCTGCGTGCAAGTTAGCACCCAGTCAGGAGTTCTTCATGAAGTACCGCAACCCACAGCGCGTCCCTCACGTTCCACAGGACCAAATCCAGCCTGGGGAAATGACGGCAACAGGATGGCACAATAA